A stretch of Cytophagales bacterium DNA encodes these proteins:
- a CDS encoding DoxX family protein, with product MEINKQTDKALLIIRVLVGLLLILHGFGNLLSGYAFIGSVMENTGLPKFFAYGAFIGEIVAPILLIIGYRARLASLALSFTMLVAILLAHSGDIFALNQFGGWAIELQAFYLFGGIAIFFSGAGKHALSISNDWD from the coding sequence ATGGAAATTAACAAGCAAACAGACAAAGCACTATTGATCATCAGAGTATTGGTAGGCCTATTGTTGATCCTACATGGATTTGGCAACTTGCTGTCCGGTTATGCCTTCATCGGCAGCGTAATGGAAAACACAGGACTCCCGAAGTTCTTTGCCTATGGGGCATTTATCGGTGAAATTGTCGCTCCGATTCTATTGATCATTGGTTATCGTGCCCGATTGGCAAGTCTTGCCTTGTCCTTTACTATGCTGGTGGCCATTTTGCTGGCACATTCGGGAGACATATTTGCGCTCAATCAATTTGGTGGCTGGGCCATCGAACTCCAGGCATTCTACTTATTCGGAGGGATAGCCATCTTCTTCTCAGGTGCAGGCAAGCATGCCCTTTCTATCTCAAATGACTGGGACTAA
- a CDS encoding FtsX-like permease family protein, with translation MTKHLFRRINKQRSVFALGQFTLVLGMLSCLIIYGFVAQQYSYDSFYENAPQISRINTIQSNGRTIALTKGILRDRITSNFFETSVTHFMKTPVDLSFAYEERIIPTNNGLLVDPAFPEVFQLPGLDDYNLLDEPNGIILTQTLANQLFDEQSGINEIITVQMGPRKLNLTVKAVIEDLPNNSSLSFDYLLTGPGTPFWNDEAPWTIFQTFLASSSGTQNAILAFINEQEETDQSSYGIQPLSDIHLSAGIEFDTFEKFDAKYLTLLTSTGVLIFLVTLFNFFNLFYNQITARIREITTKKVLGSSFSAITKSLLFEIYFQLLFAAALTYGMLYAINEPLSAFLGFEPVRLHYPEWLLPILLGAGLFATVMVLIASAQMNAYDVQNGLRGKLKIGKLGFNLGKLLLAGQFMVTFFAVTSGLFIVQQTSRLQHAEVGYDYENLVTIKRPEQVSLNTWNSFQDALDQQASVLSTGLAVFPGIGEYNMSRLEDIQQQEQHRLYWIGVDPGFIPSMNIELVVGRNFDQELQSDAQSIIINQKALTMLGGESALQREYKFRKKNFKIIGVVRDFHHKSLKEAVEPMMMTLNNPQAFRHLIVRYSGINQGDLSEMVRTTSAAINIPVELGLRFMESEYNQKLMKEESILAKVVASFSAIAILVSLLGLFSFLTFEINQRKSSLSIMKVLGAQFRDHLKNLSRGPILTMLFTATLTIPIALYYLSQWKSQFLFQIELGAEHILAPLGLLMTMVLLIATLFSVQIERTNPVIHLKDE, from the coding sequence ATGACCAAACACCTATTCAGAAGAATCAACAAACAACGCTCTGTTTTTGCACTTGGACAATTCACCCTGGTCCTGGGCATGCTCTCTTGCCTGATCATATATGGGTTTGTGGCCCAGCAATACTCCTACGATTCATTTTATGAAAATGCACCTCAAATCAGTAGAATTAACACGATACAATCCAATGGTAGGACCATCGCGTTGACTAAGGGAATTTTACGTGATCGAATCACCTCCAACTTTTTCGAGACTTCCGTCACACACTTCATGAAGACCCCTGTGGACCTGTCATTCGCGTATGAGGAGCGCATTATTCCGACAAACAATGGGCTTTTAGTAGACCCAGCTTTTCCGGAGGTTTTTCAATTACCAGGTCTGGACGATTACAACCTACTCGATGAACCAAACGGCATCATCCTCACACAAACTTTGGCTAACCAGCTGTTTGATGAACAAAGTGGTATCAATGAAATAATTACGGTACAAATGGGTCCTCGAAAACTCAATCTGACTGTTAAGGCAGTCATAGAAGACCTTCCCAATAACAGTAGTCTGTCTTTTGACTATTTGCTAACTGGTCCGGGTACACCCTTTTGGAATGATGAAGCCCCCTGGACCATTTTCCAGACGTTTCTTGCCTCATCATCTGGAACTCAAAACGCCATCCTTGCTTTCATCAATGAACAAGAGGAAACGGATCAGTCAAGCTACGGCATTCAGCCGCTTTCAGATATACATTTAAGTGCTGGTATCGAGTTTGACACTTTTGAAAAATTCGACGCGAAGTACCTGACCTTATTGACCTCCACAGGCGTACTCATCTTCCTGGTCACCCTATTCAACTTCTTTAACCTGTTTTACAACCAGATCACTGCTCGAATCAGAGAAATCACGACCAAAAAAGTATTGGGTTCATCTTTTTCGGCCATTACAAAAAGCCTGCTGTTCGAAATATACTTCCAGCTGCTATTTGCGGCTGCGTTGACCTATGGAATGCTATACGCAATCAATGAACCTTTGTCTGCATTTTTAGGATTCGAGCCCGTTCGCCTTCACTATCCGGAATGGCTGTTGCCCATCCTGTTAGGAGCCGGGCTATTTGCTACGGTAATGGTCTTGATCGCAAGTGCACAGATGAATGCATACGATGTGCAAAATGGCTTGCGCGGCAAACTTAAAATTGGAAAACTCGGATTCAATTTGGGTAAACTCTTATTAGCAGGACAATTCATGGTCACTTTTTTTGCAGTAACCAGTGGCCTGTTCATCGTACAACAAACCTCACGATTGCAACACGCTGAAGTAGGATATGATTACGAGAATCTAGTGACCATCAAACGACCTGAGCAGGTGTCTTTAAATACCTGGAACAGCTTTCAGGATGCACTGGACCAACAAGCCTCGGTACTTTCAACCGGACTGGCCGTATTCCCAGGAATCGGAGAATACAATATGTCAAGATTAGAAGATATCCAACAGCAGGAGCAGCATCGGCTCTATTGGATTGGTGTGGACCCGGGTTTTATTCCAAGTATGAACATCGAACTGGTAGTTGGTAGAAATTTCGACCAGGAGCTCCAATCAGATGCACAATCTATCATTATAAACCAAAAAGCGTTGACCATGCTTGGAGGCGAATCGGCCCTTCAGCGAGAATATAAGTTCAGAAAGAAAAACTTCAAGATCATTGGCGTCGTTCGAGACTTCCATCATAAATCATTGAAAGAAGCAGTGGAGCCTATGATGATGACGCTTAACAATCCGCAAGCATTCCGTCATCTGATCGTTCGTTATTCAGGAATCAATCAAGGGGATCTGAGCGAAATGGTCCGAACAACTTCTGCGGCTATCAATATTCCTGTTGAATTAGGTCTACGATTCATGGAGAGTGAATACAACCAAAAGCTCATGAAGGAGGAAAGTATCCTGGCCAAAGTAGTGGCTTCTTTTTCAGCCATAGCTATTTTGGTGAGTTTACTTGGATTATTCAGTTTCCTAACTTTTGAAATCAATCAGAGGAAAAGCAGTCTGAGTATCATGAAAGTATTGGGTGCGCAATTCAGGGATCACCTTAAAAACCTGAGTAGAGGCCCCATTTTAACCATGCTTTTTACCGCTACACTGACAATTCCTATAGCGTTGTATTATCTCAGCCAATGGAAAAGTCAGTTCCTATTCCAAATAGAATTGGGTGCTGAGCATATCCTGGCTCCACTCGGTTTATTAATGACTATGGTTCTATTGATTGCAACCCTATTTTCCGTGCAAATCGAACGAACCAATCCTGTGATTCACTTAAAAGACGAATGA
- a CDS encoding nitronate monooxygenase: MWNNTTVSEALRIKYPIIQGAFGGRFSSVELVAAVSNAGGMGSFGLNARSPQEILEINAAIRKCTVATYALNLWVPLADDPVKEFDELAFEAWKHRFEPYFAKLGLPLPEKPDLPRRSFEAQLEAVLQAKPPVVSFIFGIPSDEIFRELKHRGIVTIASATTADEARLLEDSPIDLIIATGQNAGGHRPSFLKSPEDSLTDTKSLVKQVLEVVKKPVIAAGGISNGIKAAEYLQLGASGVQVGTAFLATDESGASDLHKTNLRSEHSYQTDLTRVFTGRLARSITSEFIQDFNESSEPIYAPYPLQSKLMNGLWNVPDKEQATSYMPLWAGVPSAILKHTHAEDLFVSLVNEINAEMG, translated from the coding sequence ATGTGGAATAACACAACAGTAAGTGAAGCCTTAAGGATCAAATATCCGATCATACAGGGCGCGTTTGGCGGAAGATTTTCTTCCGTCGAACTCGTGGCTGCGGTTTCCAATGCAGGAGGGATGGGATCTTTCGGACTCAATGCCCGATCACCACAAGAAATTCTGGAGATTAATGCAGCCATCCGCAAATGCACTGTCGCGACCTATGCACTTAACTTGTGGGTGCCCCTTGCCGATGATCCCGTTAAGGAATTTGATGAACTGGCTTTTGAAGCGTGGAAACATCGATTTGAACCCTACTTCGCAAAATTGGGTTTGCCTCTTCCTGAAAAGCCTGATTTGCCTCGACGTAGCTTTGAAGCACAATTGGAAGCGGTGCTTCAAGCAAAGCCGCCAGTAGTAAGTTTCATTTTTGGCATTCCTTCAGATGAGATTTTTCGTGAGCTAAAACATCGCGGGATTGTTACCATCGCCTCAGCCACTACGGCCGATGAGGCCCGGTTGTTAGAGGATAGTCCTATCGACTTGATCATTGCAACCGGACAAAATGCCGGCGGTCACCGACCTTCCTTTCTGAAGTCACCGGAAGATTCCCTGACGGATACGAAATCGCTGGTGAAGCAAGTTTTGGAAGTAGTCAAAAAGCCCGTGATTGCGGCTGGTGGTATTTCAAACGGTATTAAGGCCGCGGAGTATTTACAATTGGGAGCATCAGGTGTCCAAGTCGGCACAGCATTTCTTGCTACGGATGAGTCCGGGGCTTCAGACTTGCACAAGACGAACTTACGATCAGAGCATTCCTATCAGACGGACCTTACGAGGGTGTTTACTGGTCGGCTGGCCCGGTCCATTACTTCAGAGTTTATACAGGACTTTAATGAATCCTCCGAACCAATTTATGCACCCTATCCTTTGCAAAGTAAGCTCATGAATGGATTATGGAATGTGCCCGATAAGGAGCAAGCTACGTCCTATATGCCTCTTTGGGCTGGCGTGCCTTCCGCGATCCTGAAGCATACCCATGCGGAGGACTTGTTTGTTTCGCTGGTGAATGAGATCAATGCGGAGATGGGGTGA
- a CDS encoding SDR family oxidoreductase: MDQQTAIITGASTGIGKSITQLFLKEGYHVVMNSSSQENLEKAHAAFGSPNNAVLVAGDISRRAVADQLVKTAVDKFGSVDVLINNAGVFTPKPFLEVDESELDAFLTVNLKGTYYASQAAVKQMLMQSGGSIINIGTVLVDHAIAGFPATAPIASKGAIHAFTRQLAAEFGKDNIRVNTIAPGIIRSPLQGKIGVDDADSLAGLHLLDRIGEPEEVAAAAHYLATAEFVTGETFNVAGGHTVGHAI, encoded by the coding sequence ATGGACCAACAAACAGCCATCATTACCGGTGCGTCCACAGGGATAGGAAAATCAATCACCCAACTGTTTCTAAAGGAAGGTTATCATGTTGTGATGAATTCATCCAGTCAGGAAAACCTGGAAAAAGCCCATGCAGCTTTTGGATCACCCAACAACGCGGTACTCGTGGCAGGGGATATTTCCCGACGAGCAGTTGCAGACCAGCTGGTGAAGACAGCCGTTGATAAATTCGGAAGCGTCGATGTATTGATCAATAACGCGGGCGTTTTTACACCTAAACCCTTTTTGGAGGTAGATGAAAGTGAGCTTGATGCCTTCCTAACGGTAAATTTGAAAGGAACCTATTACGCGTCTCAGGCAGCAGTGAAACAAATGTTAATGCAGTCAGGTGGCAGCATCATCAATATTGGGACCGTACTCGTTGATCATGCCATTGCTGGCTTTCCGGCTACGGCACCCATCGCCAGTAAAGGAGCGATCCATGCCTTCACTCGACAACTGGCAGCTGAGTTTGGTAAGGACAACATTCGTGTGAATACGATTGCACCCGGTATCATCAGAAGTCCGCTACAAGGAAAAATAGGTGTCGATGATGCCGATAGTTTAGCAGGCTTGCATTTACTGGATAGAATTGGGGAACCAGAGGAAGTCGCTGCGGCGGCCCATTACCTGGCTACTGCTGAGTTCGTAACCGGAGAAACATTCAATGTAGCCGGAGGTCATACCGTGGGACATGCTATCTAA
- a CDS encoding anhydro-N-acetylmuramic acid kinase, translated as MKDSSNFYQVIGLMSGTSLDGLDMAYVQFEIKEGQWHFELGPSQSIDYSEEWRFRLKHSVDLSGLALSLLDREYGRWLGHQTRQFIESNDLRINFIASHGHTVFHQIDKKFTLQIGHGQELATVSGQRVICDFRTKDVVLGGQGAPLVPIGDELLFGEYDYCLNLGGISNVSFRHEGKRKAYDIGLVNMLLNYLTNQIGKAYDKGGELAATGTLNQTLFDELNALPYYQEPFPKSTGYEWFLEQVVPIVDRHSGLPMEDRLCTGVHHITYQIAEAVKSHSVQSGERLWATGGGAKNDFLVGALRDYLGSQVEVITPDESLIEFKEAIVFALMGVLRERGEANCLCSVTGASSDNSGGVVYFP; from the coding sequence ATGAAAGATTCTTCAAATTTTTATCAGGTAATCGGGTTGATGTCAGGCACTTCCCTCGATGGGTTGGACATGGCGTACGTTCAATTTGAAATAAAAGAAGGCCAATGGCATTTTGAATTAGGGCCTTCACAAAGTATCGACTATTCCGAAGAATGGCGGTTCCGTTTGAAGCATAGTGTGGACCTTTCAGGATTGGCGTTGAGTTTATTAGATCGCGAATATGGTCGTTGGTTAGGACACCAGACCCGGCAGTTTATCGAATCTAATGACTTAAGAATAAACTTTATTGCCAGTCATGGACATACGGTATTCCATCAAATTGATAAGAAATTCACTTTACAAATTGGTCATGGTCAGGAGCTTGCAACAGTATCCGGTCAGCGAGTAATTTGTGATTTTAGAACCAAAGACGTGGTATTAGGAGGCCAGGGCGCACCTTTAGTCCCCATTGGAGACGAACTACTCTTCGGTGAATATGACTATTGCTTGAACCTGGGTGGGATTTCGAATGTGTCTTTTCGTCATGAGGGAAAACGCAAAGCGTATGATATCGGTTTGGTCAACATGTTACTGAATTACCTGACCAATCAGATTGGCAAGGCTTACGATAAAGGAGGTGAGCTGGCAGCCACAGGAACATTGAATCAAACCCTTTTTGATGAGTTAAATGCATTACCCTATTATCAGGAGCCCTTTCCTAAATCAACAGGATACGAGTGGTTTTTGGAACAAGTGGTTCCAATCGTTGATCGCCATTCGGGTTTACCCATGGAAGATCGATTATGCACGGGCGTTCACCACATCACCTACCAAATTGCGGAAGCTGTAAAATCACATAGTGTCCAGTCCGGAGAACGACTATGGGCGACCGGCGGTGGTGCTAAAAATGATTTTCTTGTCGGAGCCTTACGTGACTACCTGGGAAGCCAAGTGGAAGTGATTACTCCTGACGAGAGCCTGATCGAATTCAAAGAGGCCATTGTATTTGCACTGATGGGTGTCCTTCGAGAAAGAGGAGAAGCCAATTGCCTGTGCTCAGTTACCGGTGCTAGTTCGGATAACAGCGGGGGAGTGGTTTACTTTCCTTAG
- a CDS encoding 4-oxalocrotonate tautomerase family protein — MPYINIKVTDEQVTRAQKQQLIAGATQLVVDVLGKVPETTHVVIDEVNVDNWGVKGKMYSTLKNLK; from the coding sequence ATGCCATACATCAATATCAAAGTAACCGATGAGCAAGTAACGCGTGCGCAGAAGCAGCAACTCATCGCAGGAGCCACCCAGTTGGTGGTAGACGTTTTAGGCAAGGTGCCTGAAACTACCCATGTAGTGATCGACGAGGTAAATGTCGACAACTGGGGTGTCAAAGGAAAAATGTATTCAACACTCAAAAATTTAAAGTAA
- a CDS encoding serine hydrolase domain-containing protein, with protein sequence MNKILMPLFLIGLLGCSKPSKTKSEMETILDEFEWQLQKDLNDDDLNGSLSMAVIKGDKIIRTKAFGIADLENSKADTNSIYRIGSVSKSFTAFLMMRLVQKGVFALDDPVEKYLPEVKRIVGYSKHTTFTFRQLASHTSGLGHLPKTRFVPCQVAAWDSLLLTVLPKTHFRYQPNERYAYSNIGFGILGLAISRAAQRPFTTLMQTEVFEPLQMNHTFYVIPENEMQHWAKGRSGGPIGGYDDDRPRRELPGRSWGVPNGGIWSTANDLARFMIGNAGYSDLLNQQHLEMMQTTQTPKGNWQENYGLGFSIYQDSTLHTIGHQGGTPGYRADLLLEKNSKYGVILLRNYNWGITNLYLRSTLLLKRLNQLNKND encoded by the coding sequence ATGAATAAGATACTCATGCCTTTGTTTCTGATAGGTTTGCTCGGATGCAGCAAGCCATCAAAGACTAAATCCGAGATGGAGACGATTCTAGATGAATTCGAATGGCAACTACAAAAAGACCTCAACGATGACGATTTAAATGGAAGTTTATCCATGGCAGTCATCAAAGGTGACAAAATCATCCGTACAAAAGCATTCGGGATCGCTGACCTTGAAAACTCCAAGGCAGATACTAACAGTATTTATAGAATTGGCTCTGTCTCTAAATCCTTCACCGCTTTTCTTATGATGAGACTAGTTCAAAAGGGAGTGTTTGCATTGGACGATCCGGTGGAGAAATATCTACCTGAAGTCAAAAGGATTGTGGGGTATTCAAAACACACAACCTTCACATTCAGACAACTTGCCAGTCATACATCCGGGTTAGGACATTTACCCAAAACGCGTTTCGTACCTTGCCAGGTAGCAGCATGGGATTCACTATTATTAACTGTCCTCCCAAAAACACATTTCCGGTATCAACCAAACGAGCGATATGCCTATTCCAATATCGGTTTCGGCATCCTGGGATTGGCCATTTCAAGAGCTGCGCAACGCCCATTTACAACATTGATGCAGACCGAGGTTTTCGAACCTTTACAAATGAATCATACGTTCTACGTCATTCCAGAAAACGAAATGCAGCACTGGGCAAAGGGAAGATCTGGAGGTCCTATCGGCGGTTACGATGATGATCGTCCGAGAAGAGAACTTCCCGGACGAAGTTGGGGCGTTCCGAACGGCGGCATTTGGTCGACCGCCAATGATCTTGCTCGATTCATGATCGGCAATGCAGGCTATTCTGACTTACTCAATCAACAACATCTGGAAATGATGCAAACCACACAGACACCAAAAGGAAATTGGCAGGAAAACTATGGACTTGGTTTCTCTATTTATCAGGACAGTACGCTACACACCATTGGACATCAGGGTGGAACCCCTGGATATCGGGCCGACTTATTATTAGAGAAAAACTCCAAATACGGTGTAATCCTCTTGCGAAATTATAACTGGGGCATTACCAATCTTTATCTGAGGTCTACACTTTTGTTGAAAAGGTTGAATCAGCTAAATAAAAATGATTGA
- a CDS encoding Crp/Fnr family transcriptional regulator, with the protein MHPLKKHIEEITPISDEEFEYLLSHFVTVKKRKHQFIVQQDEPVYREYWVQKGLLKSYVLDQSGKEHILMFAMEDWWVTDYDAFTNQTDAKISVDCLEDCELLYIDYQNKEKLLREIPLWNKFWAYKTKHGYISLQNRILSLLKNTAQERYDLLFEQYPQLFQRVPKKLLAAYLGVSRETLSRFQS; encoded by the coding sequence GTGCACCCATTAAAAAAGCATATTGAAGAAATTACGCCGATCTCGGATGAAGAATTTGAATACCTACTGAGTCACTTTGTTACGGTCAAGAAAAGGAAACATCAATTCATCGTGCAGCAGGATGAGCCGGTTTACCGTGAATACTGGGTTCAAAAAGGATTGCTCAAGTCTTATGTGCTGGACCAATCCGGAAAGGAGCACATTCTCATGTTTGCGATGGAAGACTGGTGGGTTACCGATTACGACGCATTCACCAACCAGACTGACGCTAAGATCTCAGTAGACTGCCTGGAAGACTGTGAGTTGCTTTACATTGATTATCAGAACAAGGAAAAGCTGTTGCGTGAAATTCCCCTTTGGAACAAATTCTGGGCATACAAGACCAAGCACGGTTACATTTCACTACAAAACAGGATACTTTCTCTATTGAAAAATACGGCACAGGAGCGATATGATTTGCTCTTCGAACAATACCCACAATTATTTCAACGTGTCCCTAAGAAACTCTTGGCTGCTTACCTGGGTGTTTCACGCGAAACCCTGAGCCGATTCCAGAGCTAA
- a CDS encoding BlaI/MecI/CopY family transcriptional regulator, with amino-acid sequence MTTLTKAEEKIMKILWGIKEGFIKDIIDQYPDPKPPYNSVSTIVRVLVQKEIVGFKAFGKSHQYHPLISKEEYSKGQLSRLVSDYYNNSLKQVVNFFSESKELDQNELDEVMKMLEDLKSQKND; translated from the coding sequence ATGACGACACTCACGAAAGCGGAAGAGAAGATCATGAAGATCCTCTGGGGCATCAAGGAAGGTTTTATCAAGGATATCATCGACCAGTACCCCGACCCCAAACCTCCCTACAATTCCGTATCCACCATCGTGCGGGTGCTGGTGCAAAAGGAGATCGTGGGATTCAAAGCTTTTGGGAAATCTCATCAATATCACCCATTGATCAGTAAGGAGGAGTACAGCAAAGGACAGTTGTCACGCCTGGTTTCGGACTATTACAACAATTCGCTGAAACAAGTTGTCAATTTCTTCTCGGAAAGCAAGGAGCTCGACCAGAACGAGCTGGATGAGGTAATGAAGATGCTGGAAGACTTAAAATCGCAGAAAAATGATTGA
- a CDS encoding M56 family metallopeptidase has translation MIDLTVYLVECSLLLALLYSLYWVLLRKGRLFTLNRFFLISVFAGSFLIPLIDISLPTENYTYIEAPVTTLSDARMTYYEKMDEWMVPSAAPTTGAENTIHHQGKTSWLMVGLISLYLTGVALSLIRMGWIYFTLLRLKKQGSLEERDGLTLVKLDQPIAPFSFLKYVFVSAEQVEEVGFQQILDHERTHIRERHSIDLMIVQFLAALQWFNPAAWWLIKSLKTTHEYRADQQMISKGYSVNEYQTLLLQQLISNNSYGLVHNFNLTFIKKRIAMMKIQKIGWTSKSQMALALCLGMIIAIITVQCNAKIEQLEPEATIQEVAIAPVQVNLPVIAANGFKLNEASETDNAIILSLNQDGLYADGIATTIDDLGTLVRERVNERGVVIMRIDQDQTMGMVRSIQNELRVAGRRKLLYSGLNANGSHQGLPILLPPPVNAENSLPEIDDAYIKEHDLELLYLNIGIPATAEHQATVYEFVVEQMERGRSNYVVSAKFDDDDLYKNYLANLQYVNEGFNQIYDERAKEMYGKGWWEIDRFLDDENRAQYNAVRKGIPRAISIAEK, from the coding sequence ATGATTGATTTGACCGTATACTTAGTGGAGTGCAGCTTGCTTTTGGCTTTGCTCTACAGCCTCTATTGGGTGCTCCTGCGTAAAGGCAGACTGTTTACGCTCAATCGATTTTTCCTGATTTCGGTATTTGCCGGATCCTTCTTGATCCCTTTGATCGATATCAGTCTACCGACGGAAAACTATACCTACATCGAGGCTCCCGTGACAACTTTGAGCGATGCCAGGATGACGTATTACGAGAAAATGGATGAATGGATGGTCCCTTCAGCAGCTCCAACGACTGGCGCGGAAAATACCATCCACCACCAGGGTAAAACCTCCTGGCTAATGGTAGGATTGATTTCGCTTTACCTGACGGGTGTGGCCCTGTCCCTGATCCGGATGGGTTGGATCTACTTCACACTACTGCGGTTGAAAAAACAAGGCTCGCTCGAGGAGCGAGACGGACTCACACTGGTGAAATTGGATCAGCCAATAGCACCCTTCTCTTTCCTGAAATATGTATTTGTTTCAGCGGAACAGGTGGAAGAAGTAGGTTTCCAGCAGATCCTGGATCATGAACGTACGCACATTCGCGAACGGCATTCGATAGACTTAATGATTGTACAATTTCTGGCGGCCTTGCAGTGGTTCAACCCTGCCGCATGGTGGCTGATTAAATCTCTAAAAACAACACATGAATATAGAGCAGACCAACAAATGATTTCTAAGGGTTATTCCGTGAATGAGTATCAGACCTTGCTTTTGCAGCAGTTGATCAGCAACAACTCCTATGGGTTGGTACACAATTTCAATTTAACATTTATTAAAAAGAGAATAGCCATGATGAAAATTCAAAAAATAGGCTGGACAAGCAAATCGCAAATGGCTTTGGCCTTGTGTCTGGGTATGATAATTGCAATCATCACTGTGCAGTGCAATGCCAAAATAGAACAATTAGAACCAGAAGCTACCATTCAGGAGGTAGCTATAGCACCTGTACAAGTAAACCTTCCAGTTATCGCTGCGAATGGGTTCAAACTGAATGAAGCCAGTGAAACAGATAATGCCATCATACTCTCCTTGAATCAGGACGGTCTATATGCAGACGGTATAGCCACTACTATAGATGACCTGGGTACCCTTGTACGAGAGCGTGTGAATGAAAGAGGTGTCGTAATCATGAGGATAGACCAGGATCAGACCATGGGGATGGTGCGATCTATTCAAAATGAACTGCGAGTGGCCGGTCGTCGGAAACTCCTCTATTCTGGCCTGAACGCAAATGGCAGTCACCAGGGATTACCGATCTTACTCCCTCCTCCTGTGAATGCGGAAAATTCACTTCCGGAAATCGATGACGCCTATATCAAGGAACATGATCTGGAGTTATTGTATTTAAACATTGGCATACCCGCTACTGCAGAACATCAAGCAACGGTCTACGAATTCGTAGTAGAACAAATGGAGCGAGGGAGATCTAATTACGTTGTTAGCGCCAAGTTTGACGATGATGATCTTTACAAAAACTACCTGGCGAATCTCCAATACGTCAATGAAGGATTTAATCAGATCTATGATGAACGTGCTAAGGAAATGTATGGAAAAGGCTGGTGGGAAATTGATCGCTTCCTTGACGATGAAAATCGTGCGCAATACAATGCCGTAAGAAAAGGTATTCCACGCGCAATCTCCATAGCTGAGAAGTAA
- a CDS encoding nuclear transport factor 2 family protein: MMYEEHVKAIQKVIRAYFDGVYEGNIDKLQQSFAPEARLYGDIKGEAYAKTLDEYLAGVKGRKSPSELSEKFGMEIVGIEVVGNIALVKAHLRMLGFNYYDFLSLCIVNGDWKIVNKAFAHVE; encoded by the coding sequence ATGATGTACGAAGAACATGTAAAAGCGATCCAAAAAGTGATCCGTGCTTATTTTGATGGGGTATATGAAGGAAATATTGATAAACTTCAGCAAAGTTTTGCTCCAGAAGCGAGGCTCTATGGCGACATCAAAGGAGAAGCATACGCCAAAACCCTGGACGAATACCTCGCAGGAGTCAAAGGCAGAAAGAGCCCTTCCGAGCTTAGCGAGAAATTTGGAATGGAGATCGTGGGGATAGAAGTTGTGGGTAATATAGCGCTGGTCAAAGCGCATTTAAGGATGCTAGGATTCAATTACTATGACTTCTTGTCTTTGTGTATCGTAAATGGAGATTGGAAAATCGTGAATAAAGCTTTTGCTCATGTGGAATAA
- a CDS encoding SH3 domain-containing protein: MKLVLAFFSLLLAASVWVYEIDSDVNLRKGPSNKKKILRTVAGGEKIEVLEKTNEFWWKVEYQGTEGYIASSFIVVAVPETAMNFATAAWDFIMAYPAIMGIILFLVVFGIIRKVQLRRNKRSSSK; this comes from the coding sequence ATGAAACTCGTCCTTGCCTTTTTTAGTCTACTACTCGCTGCATCTGTATGGGTCTACGAGATCGATTCAGATGTGAATTTGCGCAAGGGTCCCAGCAATAAGAAAAAGATCCTACGAACTGTCGCCGGTGGGGAAAAAATCGAGGTACTGGAAAAGACCAATGAATTTTGGTGGAAGGTGGAATACCAGGGCACAGAAGGCTACATCGCATCGAGTTTTATCGTTGTGGCGGTTCCTGAAACAGCCATGAATTTCGCTACAGCAGCCTGGGATTTCATCATGGCGTATCCGGCGATTATGGGCATTATTCTTTTTTTGGTGGTCTTTGGGATCATCAGAAAGGTGCAGCTTAGAAGGAACAAAAGATCATCCTCGAAATAA